In Oryza sativa Japonica Group chromosome 2, ASM3414082v1, the following are encoded in one genomic region:
- the LOC107280188 gene encoding uncharacterized protein, with amino-acid sequence MAALVVGRARGGWGFGHERVGGGSPDDARWDARKKERAAEEGVRSPDLRKKEGWDFGQRRVGGGSPDDDRWDLRKRTRGSPDDARWDLQKKRREEEERNGGGSPEPELGKKNDEEEKKKVVVVVARGEEVEEEEVKRGKKWCAGMRVPWVEEGPHMLYAGPSFLAGAAPDPSSLPIPSFGPPRRRTSSSGGGVAVRVALIFLAGLVLRLRQLERVRVSRLALLCLSQ; translated from the coding sequence atggcGGCGTTGGTGGTCGGGAGGGCGCGTGGCGGGTGGGGATTCGGGCACGAGCGGGTCGGCGGTGGGTCGCCGGATGACGCCCGGTGGGacgcgaggaagaaggagagagcggcggaggagggcgtGAGGTCGCCGGACCTGAGGAAGAAGGAGGGGTGGGACTTTGGGCAGcgtcgcgtcggcggcgggtcgccggacgatgacaggtgggacctcCGGAAGAGGACCCGAGGTTCGCCGGACGATGCCCGGTGGGACCTccagaagaagaggagggaggaagaggagaggaatggCGGTgggtcgccggagccggagctggGGAAGAAGAatgatgaggaggagaagaagaaggtggtggtggtggtggcgaggggggaagaagtagaagaagaggaggtgaaGAGGGGGAAGAAGTGGTGCGCCGGCATGCGCGTGCCGTGGGTGGAGGAGGGGCCGCACATGCTGTACGCGGGACCCAGTTTCCTCGCCGGCGCTGCACCGGATCCCAGCTCTCTCCCCATCCCCTCCTTCGGTCCTCCCAGAAGGAGGACGAGCAGCAGTGGCGGTGGTGTGGCCGTGCGCGTCGCGCTGATATTCTTGGCGGGCCTCGTGCTACGGTTACGTCAGTTGGAACGTGTACGAGTTAGTAGGCTAGCGTTGCTGTGCCTTAGccagtag